TATGGTGGCCTGGTCTTGATAAAGATATCGAAGGTTTAATCAGGAATTGTATTCATTGTCAAAAATTGCAATCCAGCCCGGAAAAGAGCAGCCTAATTCCATGGGTGCCTGATGGTTCTGTGTGGAGCAGAATACACATTGATTATGCTGGCccgattaaaaattttcatttcttcaTTATCATCGATGCTTTTTCAAAATTCGTCGAAGTATTTAAAACCAAAGATTTAACAACTGCTTTTACAATTAGAAAGCTGAGAGAACTGTTCTCACGCTATGGTTTGGTTGACACGCTCGTTAGTGACAACGGACCACAGTTCACATCATATGAATTCAAGAATTTCTTGGCCTTAAATGGTATAAAACATGTCTTGACTCCTCCGGGACATCCGTCCACAAATGGTCaagcagaaaattttgtcaaaacttttaaaaagtCTATTTTAGCAAATTTAGACCAAAACAAAGATgccaatttggatcaaatattATGTCGTTTCCTAATGGATTACAGAAACATGAAACATTGCACAACAACTGAATCTCCAGCTATGCTGTTCTTTGGCAGGAAACTGAAAACCAGATTTAGTCTTCTAAAACccccaacaacaaaacaaaacatactTAAGTCTCAAGACAACAACATAGTTCATCACAACGGTAATcgcaaagagtttttttttgaaggtGAAACTGTGTTAGTACGTGATTATCGAAATCCAAATAAACCTAGTTGGACTAAGGCAGTAATTCAACGGCAACTAGGTCCACAATCTTACTCCTGTGTTTTGTCTCACAACAACAACGTCATCAAACGTCATCTTGATCAAATTCGTGGTCATAATCTAACACAAAAACAACAGCCAATCGAGCAACCAACAACAactaataacaacaacacatcATCATCTGAACCTGTTCCTATGCAAATGAATGAGGATGTTTCACTCACTAGAATGGAGCTCAGACCACGAGAGGGAGGTAGAGTTGTAAAGAAATAACTCAATTACAATTTTCTATGTATTTTCAAtataaaatcatttatttattatcagCTTTAGGAGGAGCATATAGAGTATTAATTGTTAAGTACCACTCTAATACACAATTATACATTGTACATAAATCTTAACATTCTAATATCTTAACACTCTCTCTCATATCTGTTGTCATAAGTTGATGTATCTCAtagacacatacacacatacacctgTTTATACATATATTTAGTACTAAGCTCCCATTAGTAGTTCTTGCAGCTTTGATTTGCAATAAAGAAAACAGTAAGCATTTGAATACTTACAAGGCCGCTTGTTTCTCTTAACATAATAGTGTAATACACTacaaggaccgtcctatcacatggcctgggttgattgaagccacggcaaatgtgtgtggtgatgccatgcaaagctgttgttgtgctgtgcagtctccgaaatccgtgttgatgctcggcgaatggaaattctccttcgaggctcgggaggagtaatgcctcaagcgtcttagccactggtgagagaagggagatcggtctgtacgactcctccaaactcgggtctttaccaggcttcagtagcgggatcattctgcccattttccagacatcgggaactataagagtgttcaatgacaggttgaggacagtggtaaggtactcaactccaggtgaatccagattcttcagcatcaatgtagaaattccgtcggggcccaacgccttggaggatttggcgccacggatgacattcgtaacttcgcccacggtaaattgtgatggctgttcatcggctcggagaccacgaatatggcgaatggctctcctccttgccctgtctctctcgggatgcacaataaattgacggttgaacaacctggcgcatctcttcggatcagtcacggttatctcgccaaaagtgactgaggtcctgtcgtcccgtctaccggggttcgagagagacttaacagtggcctatagtttgcctgcaccggtgcctaagttacattgctccaagtgttccagccacaaattccgcttatgttcgttgactaccctgtttatttccagattcagctcgctgattctggggttagcggggtccatagcacgaatcccatcacgctcgtctgcgagtaccactgcttgcgccgggaaattgggtcgcacttgcggtattcgacaggctggtataaagcgagcggctgctgcgttgatgatgtctcggaatttcctctcggccacaagcacatcagaggggggtggcagttcattgaagcggcgattggtatactctctgaagccagtgcTATTGgacttcttgtaattgatgaacgtccggcgctcagaggttatgaagtcgggtggtcggtcgatggtgaggattatggggaggtggtctgaccccaaagagatgacggcttgccaggatacgtcactcaggagatcaggggatgcaattgagatgtctggcgagctgctgcaccccctcgtaatcctagtgggggcatcctcattcacgtGGGCATCCTCataaaacgtggagctatctatctgctctgccaaagctatgccacgctggtcgttacctaggggagaatgccatgacgagtgatgtgcattaaaatcccccagaaccagacgaccatggccagatagcaacccacttatatcggggctgtaggcctggccattaatcgggacacagctaccaaccggcggtatatacacgttgtatatctctatctcggcagtaccagacctgactgctacccccctACATTCCATGTAAGGGTCACTAGCggcaagcgcaggcgagataggtctatactgcacggaatggtgtataaccaaggccaatcccccacctccattccttgagcgatccttacgtagcacattgtagccgtgacaactgtgcaagctgcaggtgttagtcagctttgtctcctggatcgctgcgaccgatatgcttttccgactcataaaatctacaatctcatcaatcttgcctcgcagtccattgcagtttaactgcaagaacgatacacttcccgccactggcctggcaatagtagggctagggtgctgtcgttgcataaattgccgtacgggagaggtcgggggggtcacatagtccgacgacgaggacgccgaaggcgacgacggcgacgcttgtgacccactgctggctatgttcgcacagcacctagcgacatagccagtatgactatactcccgtagcgaagttaggccagagcaagaacggaagtgtacccactccaagcaccggttacacctcacgtCCCTCAGctgtcttggctactggtgagagtagggagatcggtctgcacGACTCCCTCTTACTCAGAtccgccaaaagtgactgaggtcctgtcgtcccgtctaccggggttcgagagtgactaaaCAGTTGACCAAAACTTGCCTAAACAGGTACCtgagttacattgctccaagtgttccagccaaaaattccgcttatgttcgttgactaccctgttaatttccagattcagctcgctgattctggggttagtggggtccgtgcaacgaatcccattacACTCGTCTGCGAATATCACTGCCAGCGctggccgcacttggggtattcgaccgtctggtataaagcgagcggatGCTGCGTTAATGGTTTCTCGGACTTTCCTCtgggcaactagcacatccgaggaaGGTGGCAGTTCGCTGAAGctgcgattggtgtactctctgaagccagcccaatcggccttcttctgtcgatggtgagtattatggggaggtggtctgaccccaaagagatgacggcttgcaaAATACGTCAGTCAGGAGGTCAggagatgcaatggaaatgtctggcgagccgCTGCACCTTCTCGTAACCCTAGTAagagcatcctcattcaccgtccaaacgtggagctttcaatctgcacTGCCAAAGcaacgctggtcgttacctaggtgAGAATGACCAACCTTACAACCCCTTATGTCGGGGTGGttagcttggccattaattgggacagagctaccaaccggcggtatatacacgttgtatagctctatctcgaaagtaccggacctgactgctatccatGTGGGTGCGTGCGAGATTAGTCTTttttgcacggaatggtgtatcacgaaggccaatcccccatctccattccttgagctatcgttacgtagcacattgtatccgtgacaacttggcaagctgcaggtgttggtcagctttgactcttggatcgctgcgaccaatatgttcttccgactcaacAAATTtacaatctcgtcgatcttgccacaGAGACCATTGCAGTTGAGTTGCAAAATTATACACTTTCCGGCACTTTGGGTCTTGTAAAAACACACGAATGTGCCTGGGAAAAGTGCTCCAACCAAGTGGATGGATACAATAAACTGGCACTGGTATTCTATCCAGAACGTTTGAGTTTAAATCGTGATTGCGCTGCTGCAATTATTGAACAATGGAACATTTTTCTACTGAATGGAACATTTTTCTACTGAACGTTTGAATGATATATTTTCAGATGTGAACAGGACATAACGCATGATAATGATTTACCTTCATCGACGTTCTCAAGAATAATCGATTAAAATCGTCATCGATGATTTTCGACAACGAACAAACGTGGtgttggtttttattttgtgtttcatAAATCTTGACAAGTAAACTGTAACTGCTTAAactcaaaattaagaaaaaggCGTCCAACACGTATTATGGTGGTATCCAAAAGATGCAAGATATGTACGATCATCGAGCCGGAAAACATGCCGATTACCGGAGAATATTTTGGAAGGGTTATTCCAGAAGTTATTGAGAATATCATTGGAATTGAGGTTTGTTTGTATTCCGGAACAATGTCTACGTTTgctcaataaatttttatatttacagCTAGATCGCCGAAAAATTGTCGATGTTCTTATCTGCCAGCAATGTACAATTCAAATGGTGCACACGGAGTCTGTCGTCAAAAGGTTGCGTAAATCCATGTTGAGGTTGGCCAAATCGTCCCCCAAAATAACCACAAAACCCCACTCAAAAGCATCCATGAAGAAGCCTAGCAGTACAAGCAAAGCGAAAACACACCTTGGGACATCGATTTCAGACACCCAATTGACATCAAATGGAAAATCTGTTGCATTTAAAAAGATATTCGACGAAACTGTACAATTAGAAGATATCACTGCCGctcaaaacaagaaaaatgtaAAACGAAAGTTAGATGACTCCGAATTCATTGATGCAATGATCATAACGAATGAACAAAAGTCCAAACGTAAACAAACGCCTATTGTTGAAGATTGTGTTCCCAATACAATAGAAGAGTCTGGTGATGAAAATAACCAAACCTTGGAACAGTCTATTGCACAAAGTCTTTTACCTGATTTGAATTTCTCTACAACCAGCCAAAATGATagaccaaaaaaaacaaaagaactcAATTGTGTTCTTTGTGGAAAGAAATTTGGCGAAAAAAGTACTTTGCGAGAACACATAGAGACAAAACATATGGGAGAAAAACTAAAAGAATGCCCTAACTGTTCAATGCAATTTCGATCGTTACAGAAGTACGATTCGCATGTATTTGGTGAAAAGTGTAAAGGCACATTGCATCCTTGTCAGTTTGAAAACTGCCATCGacgatttaaaaatgtttttaaaatggaGGCTCACATGAGAGAAAAACATTTGGCTGTAAATGAGAAGGAATATGTATAGGAtgtatttttggaaaatggaATTGTTTTCCATTTGAATGGAATTGTTTTCTGGCTGGCCATTGCGAATGAAAGATACTTTAGTACAATatcgaaaaaatttatcaatatGCTAATGGTAGTCGTAGGCAaacaatcaataaattttattttggcctTTTAACGACTTTGTGGGGTGCGTGTTGTAATTTCTAACATGTATAGTTACGTAAAAATTATGTACGTTAATatacattaaattttttaacaacgAGAGCTTCGTGGATTTTATTCTAAATTAGTAAATACAAGATAAGAAGTTTTGTTAGTgttgtttttatcaaaaaaaagaaaataattggaaAACGAAACACATTTAAAAACactttaatttcaataaaataaatataaaaaccagtaaggaaagaaaaTTTGGgcgaagccgactatataataccctacaccactaattCTATGCAGTTAATGgacgatatatgtatatgaaacaTGAATAAATTTGGTCAGATTTTAATCTTGCTTGtctatgccgtctggatggGGTTGAATGGAgggtaggtagaggttaaacagtgccggagatatcagagagagtgacttaacagtagaccacagcttgcctaaatcaCATTGTTCCAAGTGTtctagccacaaattccgcctatgttcgttgactactgGGCTGGGATTAGTGGGTCCTTACAACGAATTCCATGACgatcgtctgcgagtaccactgcctgtgccggaaaattgggccgcacttggggtattcgaccggctggtataaagcgagcggctgctgcgttaatgatgtcgcTCAGAGTGCACTacctgtcaacgagttttggttgtatgCATATaatatagttaagaaccatgatataaataattaccaggtatgtaccgtaaacagatgagtaaaatttttctcgcgaagtgtacTAAATGTCAACGAGTTTTGCTTGCGTttatgtattatagttaagaatcatacaacacacaaacaacgaaacatGGCgggaact
The Stomoxys calcitrans chromosome 3, idStoCalc2.1, whole genome shotgun sequence genome window above contains:
- the LOC106083279 gene encoding zinc finger protein 260 isoform X2; the protein is MVHTESVVKRLRKSMLRLAKSSPKITTKPHSKASMKKPSSTSKAKTHLGTSISDTQLTSNGKSVAFKKIFDETVQLEDITAAQNKKNVKRKLDDSEFIDAMIITNEQKSKRKQTPIVEDCVPNTIEESGDENNQTLEQSIAQSLLPDLNFSTTSQNDRPKKTKELNCVLCGKKFGEKSTLREHIETKHMGEKLKECPNCSMQFRSLQKYDSHVFGEKCKGTLHPCQFENCHRRFKNVFKMEAHMREKHLAVNEKEYV
- the LOC106083279 gene encoding zinc finger protein indra isoform X1; this translates as MVVSKRCKICTIIEPENMPITGEYFGRVIPEVIENIIGIELDRRKIVDVLICQQCTIQMVHTESVVKRLRKSMLRLAKSSPKITTKPHSKASMKKPSSTSKAKTHLGTSISDTQLTSNGKSVAFKKIFDETVQLEDITAAQNKKNVKRKLDDSEFIDAMIITNEQKSKRKQTPIVEDCVPNTIEESGDENNQTLEQSIAQSLLPDLNFSTTSQNDRPKKTKELNCVLCGKKFGEKSTLREHIETKHMGEKLKECPNCSMQFRSLQKYDSHVFGEKCKGTLHPCQFENCHRRFKNVFKMEAHMREKHLAVNEKEYV